The following are from one region of the Edaphobacter acidisoli genome:
- a CDS encoding right-handed parallel beta-helix repeat-containing protein produces MFYARDVILFHAGDSWNGELAPRGSGTEGHPIVIDSYGKGNSPVIHGPGTNDSAAVLLKDQSYWEINHLELTNTSATGTASALRGIYVLGSSSKDLWHHIYIRNCYVHDVNSEGYGKSGYSKMSGGIIFAINIQGALIEGCHVANVDVEGIRNSSPLTTSNFVIRHNVVENVYGDGIVLHGSSGGSRIEYNVVHSACMSDAANYAAVWTYASRHTLIQFNEVYGTTAGGPNDGEVFDADIDTDGDVFQYNYSHDNARGFMLLMASAKNIIVRYNISQNDAMSAARQGGHRLFYQDGKVGSISNRIYNNTFYEGSLDTVFFQSKNVFFDNNILYSTGTVKQFSTTPLSDASEFENNLFFPSIMTAVHGLAGTVLHNISSDPLWKARGTGIAGLAIGRNGFLQEPTGYMLRRGSPANHAGRQIDANVGFDYYGNHVLATNTPSIGAYDGPAVNDH; encoded by the coding sequence ATGTTCTACGCAAGAGATGTGATTCTCTTCCATGCTGGCGATAGCTGGAACGGGGAGCTTGCGCCGCGGGGTTCGGGCACCGAAGGGCATCCGATTGTGATCGACAGCTATGGCAAAGGCAACAGCCCGGTGATTCACGGCCCAGGCACAAACGACTCGGCTGCTGTGTTGCTCAAGGATCAATCGTATTGGGAGATCAATCACCTTGAGCTAACCAACACCTCCGCTACAGGCACAGCGAGTGCTCTGCGTGGCATCTACGTCCTCGGGTCATCGTCGAAGGATCTATGGCATCACATCTATATCCGGAATTGTTATGTACACGACGTGAATTCCGAAGGTTACGGCAAGTCCGGTTACTCAAAGATGAGCGGCGGAATTATCTTTGCAATTAACATTCAGGGTGCGCTGATCGAGGGATGCCATGTAGCCAACGTCGACGTCGAGGGCATCCGCAACAGCAGCCCTTTGACCACCTCTAACTTTGTCATCCGGCACAATGTAGTGGAGAATGTCTACGGCGACGGTATCGTGCTGCACGGATCGAGCGGCGGCTCACGCATCGAGTACAACGTCGTACACAGCGCATGTATGAGCGATGCGGCAAACTATGCTGCAGTGTGGACGTATGCAAGTCGGCACACGCTGATCCAATTCAATGAGGTATACGGCACAACAGCCGGAGGCCCCAACGATGGAGAAGTCTTTGACGCGGACATCGACACCGACGGCGATGTCTTTCAGTACAACTACTCGCACGACAACGCGCGCGGGTTCATGCTGTTGATGGCATCAGCAAAAAACATCATCGTCCGTTACAACATCAGCCAGAACGATGCGATGAGTGCTGCCCGGCAGGGTGGACACAGACTGTTCTACCAGGATGGAAAGGTAGGCAGCATCAGCAATCGCATCTATAACAACACCTTTTACGAAGGCAGTCTCGACACGGTCTTCTTCCAGTCAAAAAACGTCTTCTTCGACAACAACATCCTTTATTCCACCGGAACAGTGAAGCAGTTCTCGACAACTCCGCTTAGCGATGCGAGCGAGTTCGAGAACAATCTTTTCTTTCCCTCGATCATGACAGCGGTCCACGGACTAGCCGGAACGGTGCTACACAACATCTCTTCCGACCCGTTGTGGAAAGCCCGAGGAACTGGCATAGCCGGGCTAGCCATCGGACGAAACGGTTTCCTGCAGGAACCTACAGGATATATGTTGCGGCGTGGTTCGCCCGCAAACCATGCAGGCAGGCAGATCGACGCGAATGTCGGATTTGATTACTACGGCAACCATGTTTTAGCTACAAATACTCCGAGCATCGGTGCATATGATGGTCCGGCAGTCAATGATCACTAG